The DNA window GTGTAAGGCATTCCTGAATGGTAGTAAGTAAGTTTGCACTGATATCATTTATAAGTTTAAATACAAGTCCTGCTAAACAATTCTAAAATTCAAAAAAAAGCACCATGAAAAATCAAATTCTAAATATAGTGTCCACAAACAATGTAACACACGATGTGTTGCGAATAATTACCAATAAGCCTAAGGGATTTGACTTTGTGCCCGGACAGGCTGCAAACATAGCTATAAATAAAAGTGGCTGGCGAAGAGAAGAAAGACTGTTTACTTTTACAAATTTACCTACGGACAATTCTTTAGAATTCACCATTAAAACATATCCCGAACATGAAGGGGTCACCAACGAGTTGTTACAATTAAAACAGGATGACAGTATAGTGTTGCATGATGTTTTTGGGGCTATTGCCTATAAAGGAGAAGGGGTTTTTATAGGCGGCGGAGCTGGCATTACTCCCTTTATTTCTATTTTTAGAAATCTGAAGGCAAAAAATGAAATAGGGAATAATATGCTGGTGTTTGCCAATAAAACAAAAGCTGATATTATTTTGGAAAGCGAATTTGATACATTGCTGGGGGATAAATTTATCAATATTTTATCTGATGAGCAAATTGAAGGTTACCATTTTGGAAGGATTTCGGAAGAATTCTTAAAATCAATCGTGACCGATTTTAATCAACAGTTTTATATCTGTGGTCCGCCACCAATGATAAAAGAGGTGGAAATGCAATTAATTAGTTTGGGTGTTGATAAAAATTCAATTACAAAAGAAATTTCTTAAATTAAAGAAACATGGAAACCGCAGCTAAAGGATTTAATCTAACGATTCCCGTAAATAACCTTCTCTTTTCTTATGATGATTTTGGAGATGGGAATATTCCTATTGTATTTCTGCATGGTTATCCTTTCGACAAATCGATGTGGCGTTTTCAGCTTGATTTTTTTAAAACTACTCATCGCCTTATAGCTCTTGACATAAGAGGGTTTGGAAAATCAAAGGACGAAACATCAGCCTTGAGCATTGATTTATTTTCGGAAGACTTAATCCGTTTAATGGATAAGTTAAGTATTAAAAAAGTTATAATTTGCGGCTTGTCCATGGGAGGATATATTGCGCTGAATGCAATAAAGCGATTTCCAGGACGCTTTGAGGCTTTAGTTCTTTGCGATACACAATGCATTGCCGATTCTCCAGAGGTTAAAAAAAAGCGCTATAAGACTATTGATGAAATTAATATGAATGGAACGGTCAATTTCAGTGATGGCTTTATAAAAAGTGTATTTTGCAAGGATTCCTTAGAGAGCCAAAAGGAATTGGTGCAGCAATTGAGAAGTGTTGTATTGGCTAATTCGAAACACATAATTACACAAGGATTGACAGCGCTTGCTGAAAGATCGGAAACATGTTCAACTTTGAATAATATTACCATACCAACATTGATCATTTGTGGGCGGGAAGATGTGGTTACTCCACTTGTGCAGTCCGAATTAATGCATGCGGCAATAAGAGGATCAAAATTGCAAGTAATCGATCGGGCTGGACACGTATCTAATCTTGAGCAACCATTGGAATTCAACAGCCTTCTTTTGAGGTTTTTAACAGATATAGGTCTGGGGGATGGAGATGAGGTGAGAGGAAATTAGACACTTTTTAAATAAGAACAAATCTGAAAAAAAGGTCTCACTAAAAATTTCAAGTAAAAAGGTCAATGGGACTCTCCATTTTGCAGCCAAGCAAAAGTGGGTTTTTATATTTAAATAATTTCTGTTAACTGCTTTATTTCAGTTTTAGCAATTTGATCACGGGTGATTTTGTAATGAATAAGGGCATTTCAACAATGCCCAAGGAGTACCCATATGATTACAAATACCACTATTGTGCCTATACAGCCACCACCTAATTTGTACGCTCCATATCCTGCAAAAAGTCCTTTAAAGATATTGTTCATTCTGGTTTAATTTATTTTGTAATTAATAATTAATCAAAGTTGATAATTGAAGTAGCTGTTTAAAATATTATTTGATAAGGATTTACTAATGATCTTTTTCCATGGTCAACATGTTTCTAAAATGGTTATATTTTGATCAAGGTATAAAATATTTCATTGTAAAGGTACTGTTGATTGACGTTTATTAGTTACATAATAATGGATATTAGCTACATGATTTACTTATTAAACGCTTACAAGGTTGATTTTGTATTGAAAAATTGTGTTGGGTTGAGATTGATCGGGTAGCATTGAATCAAATAATTGGAGCTGAACAGTCTTTCCTTCATTCAAATTAAACAGGAATGGGGCATTAAATTTATATAAACGTATCTTGACTTCAATTATTGAAAATCTTTTTACTTACTATGCTTAATTAATTGAAGTTAAATCAAGTTTTACTTTCATTTTAGATAACAATTTATGCATTCGTCGCATATGCTAAAAGGTACAGTGCATATTCCGCAAAGAAGAACCACCAAAAACGTTTATAAAACTTTTTAATGGAAGAATGTTGGCTCAACTTTATAGTAACCGCATTATATACGAAGAGAATTAACAAGAGAATATGTCCGTAAAAAAGTACTTTCGTTTCAAAGTTTTGAACATTTGATAAAAATAGTTCGGCGTATTTCACGGCAATGGTAAAGATATAGGCCATTGCTACCAGTAGATTGCCTGTTATCAAGACAAACCTGGGTGAATATAAGATGGCGAATGATTTAATATTGTATTGGGCATCGCCTTCTACATCCGGCAGATCCTTAAACCAGGATATGACTATGCTGAATACAATGATGAACAGGGTTAGAATTATTACATTCTCAGGCATCTCAAGGGAATTGTTGACCAGGTAGTTGAATACAAGGAAACCACCCGCGTTGAGCAATACTCCGCGAACGGCTGTTATAGCTATAGCTGCTGTTACATGGTGTTGCTTTAGATAAAATGGCGGCATGGAAT is part of the Candidatus Vicinibacter affinis genome and encodes:
- a CDS encoding flavodoxin reductase, encoding MKNQILNIVSTNNVTHDVLRIITNKPKGFDFVPGQAANIAINKSGWRREERLFTFTNLPTDNSLEFTIKTYPEHEGVTNELLQLKQDDSIVLHDVFGAIAYKGEGVFIGGGAGITPFISIFRNLKAKNEIGNNMLVFANKTKADIILESEFDTLLGDKFINILSDEQIEGYHFGRISEEFLKSIVTDFNQQFYICGPPPMIKEVEMQLISLGVDKNSITKEIS
- a CDS encoding alpha/beta hydrolase, translating into METAAKGFNLTIPVNNLLFSYDDFGDGNIPIVFLHGYPFDKSMWRFQLDFFKTTHRLIALDIRGFGKSKDETSALSIDLFSEDLIRLMDKLSIKKVIICGLSMGGYIALNAIKRFPGRFEALVLCDTQCIADSPEVKKKRYKTIDEINMNGTVNFSDGFIKSVFCKDSLESQKELVQQLRSVVLANSKHIITQGLTALAERSETCSTLNNITIPTLIICGREDVVTPLVQSELMHAAIRGSKLQVIDRAGHVSNLEQPLEFNSLLLRFLTDIGLGDGDEVRGN
- a CDS encoding homogentisate phytyltransferase, whose translation is MNALLTLWKFSRPHTIIGSVISILTLYYIVCEKQETQSISYLVMALSIGVTCNLFIVGINQIADVNIDKINKPYLPIPSKVLSMQQAKYIVITALLISLGLALYISPYLFGIITLAATIGWAYSMPPFYLKQHHVTAAIAITAVRGVLLNAGGFLVFNYLVNNSLEMPENVIILTLFIIVFSIVISWFKDLPDVEGDAQYNIKSFAILYSPRFVLITGNLLVAMAYIFTIAVKYAELFLSNVQNFETKVLFYGHILLLILFVYNAVTIKLSQHSSIKKFYKRFWWFFFAEYALYLLAYATNA